One Bacteroidales bacterium genomic window, AGGACTTAACCGACCAGCCCTCAACCTTCAACCAAAAAACTTTTATGAAAAACGCGTTCTTTCTATTGTTACTTGTCTCCTTTATTGGATTTGCCAATGCCGGCAATTGGACTCCTATTCGATCCCAGCAACCGGTAGATGCAAAAACTGAATTGATCAGTTCAGATGTTCAGAACAACCTTATCCATTTCCAGGTAGACGGTTTCTTTCTGAACCCGGTTAAAACGCCCAGGGGTGAAGCATTTACAGTATCTGTAGGTGATGCCTCCCAGTTATTGATGAAGGATGCCCCGGACCTGCCTAAACTCACGGCCTCACTGATCATACCGGATATGGCATTAATGGAGGTAGAAGTGGTTAGTTCAGAGTATGTGGAGTTTAATAATTTACTTATAGCCCCATCCAAAGGCAACCTGAGCAGGACTACTGATCCTGCAAGCATCGCCTATGAATTCGGAAGGCCATATAATGAAAATCAATTTTTCCCTGCTCAACTGTCAGAATTGCGCAGCCCTTTTATCCTGAGGGATTACAGGGGACAAACTGTCGTGGTAAATCCTTTTGTATACAACCCGGTCACCAAAGTTCTCAGGGTTTATACAGATATTACCGTAAGGGTGTATCAGGCAGGAACCAGTCCATTCAATGCTTTCAACCGGAATGGTTTCCCGGCTAAGGTGGATCCGGATTTTGCCGGAACATACCAGCATCAGTTCCTCAACACAATGTCCATGGATTATACCCCTCTGAATGACTATGGCAGGATGCTCATCATCAGCCACGGTCCGTTTATGAGTGCCATGCAGCCCTTTGTCGACTGGAAAAACAGCATGGGTATTCAGACTGAGATGGTAGATGTTGCTACTATTGGAGTAAATGCCACAGCTATTAAAGATTTTGTTGCAAATTATTATAATACCAATGGACTCACCTTCTTACTGCTCATTGGTGACGGTCCGCAAATACCCACCAATACAACAGGAAGCCTCGGTGGCCCATCAGATGTTGCTTATGGATATATCGTGGGGAATGATCATTATCCTGATGTTTTTGTAGGACGATTCAGTGCAGAAAATGCAGAACACGTAACCACAATGGTTCAAAGAACCCTTGAATATGAACGTGATCCTTATACCAGTGTTGACTGGATGTCGAAGGGTATTGGTATTGCTTCTGACCAGGGTCCGGGAGATGATAATGAATATGATTACCAGCATATACGTAATATTCGTACCAAGCTGATGGCTTTTACTTATTCAGGTGTTTCTGAACTTTATGATGGATCACAAGGTGGAGAAGACCAATCAGGAAACCCAACTGCTGCTTCTGTTTCAACAGTGGTAAATGCTGGATCTTCCATTATCAACTATACCGGTCATGGAAGTCAGACTTCATGGGGAACGACGGGTTTCTCCAACACCAATGTGAATCAGCTTACCAATAACCATATGTGGCCATTTATTCTGAGCGTTGCTTGTGTGAATGGTGATTTTGTCAGTGGCACCTGTTTTGCTGAAGCCTGGCTGAGGGCCAAGAATACCACAGGTCCTACCGGTGCTGTAGCTACAGTGATGTCAACCATTAATCAGAGTTGGGATCCGCCAATGGCAGGCCAGGATGAAATGGACGACCTGCTGGTAGGTACATTTCCAGACAATATCAAGCGCACTTTCGGCGGTCTGACCATGAATGGATGTTATAAAATGAATGAAGAATATGGTGCCGGCGGTGATGAAATGACCGATACCTGGACCATATTTGGCGACCCTTCATTACTGGTTCGGACTGACGAACCTACCTTGCTGGTAGTAAACCACGATGAGCAGGTTTTCCTTGGTTCCTCCAGCTTCACATTGAATTGCAATACTGACGGCGCTCTTGTAGGGTTAAGTATGAACAATGAATTCATGGGTTCAGGATTCATATCAAATGGAAGCCTGACCATTTCCTTCCCGGCTATGCAGACCCCGGATACAATGCATGTTGTAATCACAGCTTTTAACAAGCTTCCTTACGAAACAGATGTTGCCATTATTCCAAACAACGGGCCTTATCTCATTTATAATAATAACATCGTTCATGATGTGGCCTTCAATAATAACGGACAGGCTGATTTTGGAGAAACAGTTACCCTCGACCTTGCACTGAATAATATTGGAGTACTTGCTGCAAATGATGTGCAGGTAGATGTGACAACAACGGATGCTTTTATTACCCTGATTGATTCCACTGAAATTTATACTGTTGTTCCGGCTGGAGATACCACCGCTGTAGAGAATGCCTTTAGCTTTACATTGCTGAATACCATTCCCGATCTTCATGTGATCCCCTTCCATTTTGTGGCCAGTGACGGAACAGATTCATGGAGTGGCAATTTCACAGTTACTGCTCATGCCGGCGTACTGAAGTTTTCTTCATTTGATATTGATGACTCCAATGGCAATAATAACGGGAAAGCTGATCCGGGTGAAACCTTCGACCTTTTTGTAACGATAAATAATGCAGGAACAGCGCCTGTTACGAATGTATCAGGGCAAATTTCCCTGAATGATCCCTGGCTTACCCTTTCTTCTGCAGCTGTTCAGAACTACGGAGATCTTGGACCCGGAATGAATGACGAAAGAGTTTATACCCTGGTAGCAGATGAAAATGCTCCCAATGGGCACGTTGTGCCTTGTGCATACCTGATGACTGCCGACCTCGGACTTAACACCGCCACCTCTTTCAATGTGATTATAGGCCAGATTCCTGTAGCCGTTATCGACCTCGATATGAATGGCAATTCAGGGCCGATGATGCTAAACGCACTCATTGCCAACAATGTGTTTGCTGAATACAAGAATGTGATGCCTGCTGATATCAGTGGCTACCAGACCATCTTTGTCTGCCTGGGCACAAGCAATAAAAAGCATGTGCTTACCTCCACAGAAGGACAGAAACTTGCTGATTTCTTAACGGCAGGTGGAAAACTGTATATGGAAGGTGGCGACACATGGTATTATGATACCAAAACAGCTGTCCATCCTATGTTCAAAGCCAATGGTGTAATGGATGGTGGCAATGACCTCTCTGTTGAAACAGGACAGGCCGGCACCTTCTGCGACAGCCTCTCCTTTGCTTTTGCTGGAGATAATGAATTTATTGATCATATAGCCCCGATTGCTCCCGCATTCAGCATCTTCAAGAACAATATGCCTGTGTATATTTCAGCCATTGCTTATGATGCAGGAACCTATCGTTCTATTGCTTCCGCTTTTGAATTTGGAGGACTAACCAGTGGAGATTTCCCATCCACCAG contains:
- a CDS encoding T9SS type A sorting domain-containing protein, which gives rise to MKNAFFLLLLVSFIGFANAGNWTPIRSQQPVDAKTELISSDVQNNLIHFQVDGFFLNPVKTPRGEAFTVSVGDASQLLMKDAPDLPKLTASLIIPDMALMEVEVVSSEYVEFNNLLIAPSKGNLSRTTDPASIAYEFGRPYNENQFFPAQLSELRSPFILRDYRGQTVVVNPFVYNPVTKVLRVYTDITVRVYQAGTSPFNAFNRNGFPAKVDPDFAGTYQHQFLNTMSMDYTPLNDYGRMLIISHGPFMSAMQPFVDWKNSMGIQTEMVDVATIGVNATAIKDFVANYYNTNGLTFLLLIGDGPQIPTNTTGSLGGPSDVAYGYIVGNDHYPDVFVGRFSAENAEHVTTMVQRTLEYERDPYTSVDWMSKGIGIASDQGPGDDNEYDYQHIRNIRTKLMAFTYSGVSELYDGSQGGEDQSGNPTAASVSTVVNAGSSIINYTGHGSQTSWGTTGFSNTNVNQLTNNHMWPFILSVACVNGDFVSGTCFAEAWLRAKNTTGPTGAVATVMSTINQSWDPPMAGQDEMDDLLVGTFPDNIKRTFGGLTMNGCYKMNEEYGAGGDEMTDTWTIFGDPSLLVRTDEPTLLVVNHDEQVFLGSSSFTLNCNTDGALVGLSMNNEFMGSGFISNGSLTISFPAMQTPDTMHVVITAFNKLPYETDVAIIPNNGPYLIYNNNIVHDVAFNNNGQADFGETVTLDLALNNIGVLAANDVQVDVTTTDAFITLIDSTEIYTVVPAGDTTAVENAFSFTLLNTIPDLHVIPFHFVASDGTDSWSGNFTVTAHAGVLKFSSFDIDDSNGNNNGKADPGETFDLFVTINNAGTAPVTNVSGQISLNDPWLTLSSAAVQNYGDLGPGMNDERVYTLVADENAPNGHVVPCAYLMTADLGLNTATSFNVIIGQIPVAVIDLDMNGNSGPMMLNALIANNVFAEYKNVMPADISGYQTIFVCLGTSNKKHVLTSTEGQKLADFLTAGGKLYMEGGDTWYYDTKTAVHPMFKANGVMDGGNDLSVETGQAGTFCDSLSFAFAGDNEFIDHIAPIAPAFSIFKNNMPVYISAIAYDAGTYRSIASAFEFGGLTSGDFPSTRNEYMRRIIEFFGVLSTPLAANFMGSPINVCEGGTVTFNNYSTGGANAWQWSFPGGDPETSTDPAPAVTYALPGLYDVTLIVSNGQYSDTLVKPSYVWVEYCTGLNEMKASKPSVYPNPAANEATIHTGNLTGIIRVSISDAKGQVSMLPTIIPAGKEYLLDVSGLSEGIYMVRLSNDTEQHVLKLMIHR